From the genome of Drosophila melanogaster chromosome 2L, one region includes:
- the AsnRS gene encoding Asparaginyl-tRNA synthetase, isoform A encodes MPADQLAELTLGAIFTSEKKGSDESGDGSESKPFKTILQAMRHAGKEPFPTIYVDTKDPNAAEPYEPAAKSQLKKIQKLFVRESHKNADKLQREAEDAEKRQQNLEDARKVKISEDPSLPVARKIRIYEGTANRDSRVKVYGWVHRLRRQGKSLIFITLRDGTGFLQCVLNDQLCQTYDALTLSTESSVVLFGTLKLVPEGKTAPGGHELNVDYWELIGLAPPGGADAILNEEAQPDVQLDNRHIMIRGENTSKVLKMRSVVTQAFRGHYEARGYNEVTPPTLVQTQVEGGSTLFKLKYFGEEAYLTQSSQLYLETCLPALGDVFTISQSYRAEQSRTRRHLAEYTHVEAECPFLTFDDLLDRLEDLVCDVVDRVLKSPWGYLVKELNPDFKPPQKPFRRMNYEDAIKWLKENNVTKDDGTFYEFGEDIPEAPERKMTDTINEPIMLCRFPAEIKSFYMQRCKEDQRLTESVDVLLPNVGEIVGGSMRIYDSEELLKGYKREGIDPQPYYWYTDQRVYGTMPHGGYGLGLERFLCWLLNRYHIREVCLYPRFLDRCRP; translated from the exons ATGCCCGCCGATCAGTTGGCTGAGTTAACCTTGG GTGCAATCTTTACGTCGGAAAAGAAGGGTAGTGATGAGTCCGGCGATGGCAGTGAGTCCAAGCCCTTCAAGACCATCCTGCAGGCGATGCGTCATGCGGGCAAGGAACCCTTTCCCACGATTTACGTAGACACCAAGGATCCGAATGCAGCGGAGCCCTACGAGCCGGCTGCCAAGTCCCAGCTGAAGAAAATTCAGAAACTGTTCGTCAGGGAGTCGCACAAGAATGCCGATAAGCTGCAACGGGAGGCGGAGGATGCGGAGAAGCGCCAGCAGAATCTGGAGGATGCTCGAAAGGTGAAGATCTCGGAGGATCCCAGTCTGCCGGTGGCCCGGAAAATTCGAATCTACGAGGGCACTGCCAACCGCGACTCGCGTGTCAAGGTCTACGGTTGGGTGCATCGTCTGCGTCGTCAGGGCAAGTCCCTGATCTTCATAACACTGCGCGACGGCACCGGTTTCCTGCAGTGCGTGCTAAACGATCAGCTCTGCCAGACCTACGATGCGCTCACCCTGAGCACGGAAAGCTCTGTAGTCCTGTTCGGTACCCTGAAACTAGTTCCAGAAGGAAAGACGGCGCCGGGAGGGCATGAACTGAACGTGGACTACTGGGAGCTGATTGGTCTGGCTCCGCCCGGCGGTGCCGATGCCATTCTCAACGAGGAAGCACAACCGGACGTGCAGCTCGACAACCGGCATATCATGATTCGTGGAGAGAACACCTCGAAAGTGCTCAAGATGCGATCCGTTGTGACGCAAGCATTCCGTGGCCACTACGAGGCGCGTGGCTATAACGAGGTGACGCCCCCGACTCTGGTACAGACCCAGGTGGAAGGTGGCTCAACGCTCTTCAAGCTTAAGTACTTCGGCGAGGAGGCCTACCTCACCCAGAGCTCGCAGCTATATCTGGAGACCTGCCTGCCGGCATTGGGCGACGTCTTTACCATTTCCCAGAGCTATCGTGCGGAACAGAGTCGTACGCGGCGTCACTTGGCTGAATACACGCACGTGGAGGCCGAGTGTCCGTTCCTAACTTTCGATGATCTGCTTGATCGATTGGAGGATCTGGTCTGTGACGTGGTGGATCGTGTTCTGAAGTCCCCATGGGGTTACTTGGTCAAGGAGCTTAACCCTGACTTCAAACCGCCTCAGAAGCCGTTCCGTCGCATGAACTACGAGGATGCCATCAAGTGGCTGAAGGAGAACAACGTGACCAAGGACGATGGCACCTTCTATGAGTTTGGCGAGGATATTCCCGAGGCTCCTGAGCGCAAGATGACCGATACCATCAACGAACCCATTATGCTGTGCCGTTTCCCAGCGGAAATCAAGTCCTTCTACATGCAGCGCTGCAAGGAGGACCAGCGTTTGACCGAGAGCGTGGACGTTCTGCTGCCAAATGTGGGCGAAATTGTGGGCGGGTCGATGAGGATCTACGACAGCGAGGAGCTGCTCAAGGGCTATAAGCGCGAAGGCATTGATCCACAGCCCTACTACTGGTACACGGACCAGCGCGTCTATGGAACCATGCCACATGGCGGCTATGGTTTGGGACTGGAGCGCTTCCTCTGCTGGCTGCTCAACCGCTACCACATCCGCGAGGTCTGCCTGTACCCTCGATTCCTCGACAGATGCAGGCCCTAG
- the l(2)37Cd gene encoding lethal (2) 37Cd codes for MSRQLSFNPQKEYELIEYPGRVVNPDRMIATLGGIINVSKVLGDEVKRLALHFHPENPYNKPTFGDCTDKTGVLLSITVRRHKKDKQRPPEYFVRVLGHCSRSFTFETLCDFQYLPLWSTPKSDNANAAQELTYALDQLKPKNTTDLDYFKRRHSQLLALPELFTHVDTVYAGTYRIDPSEDGQHEVLGVQSKSSYDNQGVVSFNMVDSFPTQADSQNLKRLKVKYVSDEQLALVKKLFDDCPIWTRIALQYESGLTNDKLKCITPSLAFYFSNGPWRTLYVRFGYDPRKDFNSRYYQTFDFRLRFSTGLSEFVYAKKFVKQRRAANAPFAPIEDRVSDLVQDIDYPYFDEHKLPRSRQCMLRYCDVRMTRIQEMLEKIPTPLTGAVCNERTGWLPPGFDAQVRQIVCASISELLRNHYRKENLTAEVEAVTQADEEDEDEAEDEETQEEDMELDETQAMGNSEQFVDNDIEQLFDNITS; via the exons ATGTCGCGCCAATTGAGTTTCAATCCGCAGAAAGAATATGAGTTGATCGAGTACCCCGGCCGAGTGGTAAATCCCGATCGGATGATAGCCACTCTGGGCGGCATCATCAATGTGTCTAAG GTTTTGGGCGACGAAGTGAAACGATTGGCGTTGCACTTCCATCCGGAGAATCCCTACAACAAACCCACTTTTGGGGACTGCACGGATAAGACTGGTGTCCTGCTATCCATAACCGTGAGGCGCCACAAAAAGGACAAGCAACGGCCTCCGGAATATTTTGTGCGGGTGTTGGGCCACTGCAGCAGGAGCTTCACCTTTGAAA CGCTTTGTGATTTCCAATACCTACCCCTCTGGTCAACTCCCAAAAGTGACAACGCAAATGCTGCCCAGGAGCTCACGTACGCTTTGGACCAGTTGAAACCCAAAAACACCACCGACTTGGACTACTTTAA ACGTCGCCACAGCCAGTTGCTGGCGCTGCCCGAATTGTTCACCCACGTGGACACTGTCTATGCGGGCACGTATCGCATCGATCCCTCAGAAGACGGCCAACATGAGGTGCTGGGCGTGCAGTCCAAGTCCTCCTACGACAACCAGGGCGTGGTCTCGTTCAACATGGTGGACAGCTTTCCCACCCAGGCAGACTCCCAAAACCTTAAACGACTCAAGGTCAAGTACGTTTCGGATGAGCAGCTGGCATTGGTCAAAAAACTTTTCGATGACTGCCCAATTTGGACCCGAATCGCGCTGCAATATGAATCGGGTTTGACCAACGACAAACTCAAGTGCATCACTCCATCGCTGGCATTTTACTTTAGCAACGGCCCGTGGCGCACTTTGTATGTTCGCTTCGGCTACGATCCCCGCAAGGACTTCAATAGTCGCTACTATCAGACTTTCGACTTCCGACTCCGATTCAGCACTGGTCTCTCCGAATTCGTGTATGCTAAGAAGTTCGTAAAGCAACGGAGGGCGGCGAACGCTCCATTCGCGCCCATCGAGGATCGAGTCTCTGATTTGGTTCAGGACATTGACTATCCCTACTTCGATGAGCACAAGCTGCCGCGCTCCAGGCAATGCATGCTGCGCTACTGCGACGTCCGTATGACGAGGATCCAGGAAATGTTGGAGAAGATCCCCACTCCACTTACCGGAGCTGTGTGCAATGAACGCACGGGCTGGCTGCCGCCGGGATTCGATGCTCAAGTGCGTCAGATTGTCTGCGCCTCGATCAGCGAACTTTTGCGCAACCATTACCGCAAGGAGAATCTTACAGCCGAAGTGGAGGCAGTTACCCAGGCCGACGAAGAGGATGAAGACGAGGCCGAGGACGAGGAGACGCAAGAAGAGGACATGGAGCTGGATGAGACGCAAGCTATGGGCAATTCGGAGCAATTCGTAGACAACGACATCGAGCAACTTTTCGACAATATCACAAGCTGA
- the DCTN6-p27 gene encoding dynactin 6, p27 subunit produces MPSENRIKILPKAVVCEESSLRGDITFSSGCVVHPSATVIADAGPIIIGENCIIEEYATVAHRLEPGAVWDVNNILSIGTHNVFEVGCQVEAAKIGDKNVFESKCYVGPGVTVSSGCVVGAGIKIHGSQRLPENTIVYGEQGLQREAIDKQGSQTLQIDFLRKVLPNYHHLRKPNYDPKKARSVV; encoded by the exons ATGCCCTCGGAAAACAG AATCAAAATCCTACCCAAGGCGGTGGTCTGCGAGGAGAGCAGCCTGCGCGGTGACATCACCTTCTCGTCGGGCTGTGTGGTTCATCCGAGTGCCACCGTTATCGCCGACGCAGGTCCCATAATAATTGGGGAGAATTGCATCATAGAGGAATATGCCACCGTAGCTCACCGCTTGGAGCCGGGCGCCGTTTGGGATGTCAACAATATCCTGAGCATTGGCACTCACAATGTCTTTGAAGTCGGCTGCCAAGTGGAAGCGGCCAAGATTGGCGATAAGAACGTCTTCGAGAGCAAGTGCTATGTGGGCCCCGGTGTCACTGTTTCCAGCGGTTGTGTGGTGGGAGCTGGAATAAAGATCCATGGTAGTCAACGCCTGCCCGAAAACACGATTGTTTATGGAGAGCAGGGCCTGCAGCGCGAGGCCATCGACAAGCAGGGATCGCAGACCCTGCAGATCGACTTCCTGCGCAAGGTCCTGCCAAACTATCATCATCTACGCAAGCCCAACTACGATCCCAAGAAGGCGCGCAGCGTGGTTTAG
- the Polr1D gene encoding RNA polymerase I and III subunit D, isoform A, whose protein sequence is MGALAELAGDEKNGEGSRTFVFTNEGHTLGNALKTIIARYPEVDFCGYTIPHPTEQKLHFRIQSRRDRAIDILKRGLEDLEGLCDHTIVTFEKEMAEFNAMKVEN, encoded by the exons ATGGGAGCATTGGCAGAG CTGGCTGGTGATGAGAAAAACGGCGAAGGATCTCGTACTTTTGTGTTCACCAACGAGGGCCACACGCTGGGAAATGCGCTGAAAACGATCATAGCCCGCTACCCGGAGGTGGATTTCTGTGGCTACACGATTCCGCATCCCACGGAGCAGAAGCTGCACTTCCGCATTCAATCCCGTCGAGACAGAGCCATAGATATACTTAAACGGGGACTGGAGGATCTGGAGGGTCTGTGTGATCATACAATCGTTACGTTCGAAAAGGAGATGGCCGAGTTTAATGCAATGAAAGTGGAAAattag
- the Polr1D gene encoding RNA polymerase I and III subunit D, isoform C produces the protein MARGRGEEHSNQWKQNTLAGDEKNGEGSRTFVFTNEGHTLGNALKTIIARYPEVDFCGYTIPHPTEQKLHFRIQSRRDRAIDILKRGLEDLEGLCDHTIVTFEKEMAEFNAMKVEN, from the exons ATGGCAAGGGGCAGGGGAGAAGAGCATAGCAACCAGTGGAAACAAAATACA CTGGCTGGTGATGAGAAAAACGGCGAAGGATCTCGTACTTTTGTGTTCACCAACGAGGGCCACACGCTGGGAAATGCGCTGAAAACGATCATAGCCCGCTACCCGGAGGTGGATTTCTGTGGCTACACGATTCCGCATCCCACGGAGCAGAAGCTGCACTTCCGCATTCAATCCCGTCGAGACAGAGCCATAGATATACTTAAACGGGGACTGGAGGATCTGGAGGGTCTGTGTGATCATACAATCGTTACGTTCGAAAAGGAGATGGCCGAGTTTAATGCAATGAAAGTGGAAAattag
- the Polr1D gene encoding RNA polymerase I and III subunit D, isoform D: MARGRGEEHSNQWKQNTLVETSARYRYIDDVTTLAGDEKNGEGSRTFVFTNEGHTLGNALKTIIARYPEVDFCGYTIPHPTEQKLHFRIQSRRDRAIDILKRGLEDLEGLCDHTIVTFEKEMAEFNAMKVEN, translated from the exons ATGGCAAGGGGCAGGGGAGAAGAGCATAGCAACCAGTGGAAACAAAATACA CTGGTGGAGACATCGGCGCGCTATCGATACATCGATGACGTTACCACG CTGGCTGGTGATGAGAAAAACGGCGAAGGATCTCGTACTTTTGTGTTCACCAACGAGGGCCACACGCTGGGAAATGCGCTGAAAACGATCATAGCCCGCTACCCGGAGGTGGATTTCTGTGGCTACACGATTCCGCATCCCACGGAGCAGAAGCTGCACTTCCGCATTCAATCCCGTCGAGACAGAGCCATAGATATACTTAAACGGGGACTGGAGGATCTGGAGGGTCTGTGTGATCATACAATCGTTACGTTCGAAAAGGAGATGGCCGAGTTTAATGCAATGAAAGTGGAAAattag